From the Leucobacter tenebrionis genome, one window contains:
- a CDS encoding metallopeptidase family protein: MLEMSHEEFESLVADGLDSLHDDMLAQLDNVIFLVEDRPSDGSDILGVYEGFSLAERDVYGYGEEPDRIILFRENLLSHCADLDELVAEIRITLVHEIAHFYGIGEQRIHELGWG, from the coding sequence ATGCTCGAGATGTCGCACGAGGAGTTCGAATCGCTGGTCGCAGACGGCCTCGATTCGCTGCACGACGACATGCTCGCGCAGCTCGACAACGTGATCTTCCTGGTCGAGGATCGGCCGTCCGACGGTAGCGATATCCTCGGCGTCTACGAGGGCTTCTCCCTCGCCGAGCGCGATGTCTACGGCTACGGCGAGGAGCCGGATCGCATCATCCTCTTCCGGGAGAACCTGCTCTCGCACTGCGCCGACCTCGACGAGCTCGTCGCGGAGATCCGCATCACCCTCGTGCACGAGATCGCGCATTTCTACGGTATCGGCGAGCAGCGCATCCACGAACTCGGGTGGGGTTGA
- the clpS gene encoding ATP-dependent Clp protease adapter ClpS, which yields MSATRTGADRREARQAAIEPVWQTVVWDDPVNLMSYVAYVFQVHFGFDRDRAEELMLQVHHRGNAVVAEGGREAMEMHVEAMHGYGLWATVRQAGGE from the coding sequence ATGAGCGCGACGAGAACCGGCGCGGATCGGCGCGAGGCCCGGCAGGCGGCCATCGAGCCGGTGTGGCAGACGGTGGTGTGGGACGACCCCGTGAACCTGATGTCCTACGTCGCCTACGTCTTCCAGGTCCACTTCGGCTTCGATCGGGATCGGGCGGAGGAGTTGATGCTGCAGGTGCACCATCGGGGCAACGCCGTGGTGGCGGAGGGCGGACGCGAGGCGATGGAGATGCACGTGGAGGCGATGCACGGCTACGGCCTGTGGGCGACGGTGCGGCAGGCGGGTGGCGAATGA
- a CDS encoding DUF2017 family protein: MRLLPLQDGGLRLLLEHDEASMLDQLVTQLIHLLQSHSSTALDPDPLFASLEVGGSDEAPEDPALARLFPDAYETQDDAGAFRRVTEQGLLNRKLQDAMQLTSALGLGGSVDGESRAIEVDIPVTELPAWARTLTALRLAIAARIGLDAAGDHASLLDDDETRGTVMVFDWLAAILESVLAVMGADRGDDTVGG, from the coding sequence ATGAGGCTGCTGCCGCTGCAGGACGGCGGATTGCGATTGCTGCTCGAGCACGACGAGGCCTCGATGCTGGATCAGCTGGTGACCCAGCTCATCCACCTGCTCCAGAGTCACAGCAGCACGGCGCTCGACCCCGACCCGCTCTTCGCGAGCCTCGAGGTCGGCGGTTCCGACGAGGCGCCCGAGGACCCGGCGCTCGCGAGGCTCTTCCCCGATGCTTACGAGACTCAGGACGACGCCGGCGCCTTCCGGCGGGTCACCGAGCAAGGTTTGCTCAACCGCAAGCTGCAGGACGCGATGCAGCTCACCTCCGCGCTGGGGCTCGGCGGCAGCGTCGACGGCGAGTCGCGTGCGATCGAGGTCGACATCCCCGTGACCGAACTGCCCGCCTGGGCGCGCACGCTGACCGCGCTGCGACTCGCGATCGCCGCCCGCATCGGCCTCGACGCCGCCGGCGACCACGCTTCGCTACTCGACGATGACGAGACGCGCGGCACCGTGATGGTCTTCGACTGGCTCGCCGCGATCCTCGAATCCGTGCTGGCCGTGATGGGCGCGGATCGCGGGGACGACACGGTCGGGGGCTAG
- the dinB gene encoding DNA polymerase IV, with protein sequence MSEGRRETTSPVPDGNRSSASILHVDMDSFFVSVELLDRPELRGLPVAAAHDTARSVVSSASYEARRFGVRSAMPVARAKQLCPQLILVAPVFEKYRRASKQVMAIFEEFTPLVEPLSIDEAFLDVAGSVRLFGPPAEIARQLRERVRERTGLPASVGLAGTKFVAKLASQRAKPDGVLEVPPERTLEFLHPLPIEAMWGVGRATSRALQARAIRTVADLAREPLPSLERIVGAANARRLHELANGRDARRVETSRVEKSIGHEETFAVDVRDGEKLQRELLRLATRTGERLRAACAEARTVSIKVRWENFDTVTRSRTLAEATNSSQRIYRTAVELFDGLRSAGRPVRLIGVRAEQLVPAGADAAALWSDDEHWKAVDQAVDQVADRFGAAGVRPASLLEDRDEVVDPRSLQPPD encoded by the coding sequence ATGAGCGAGGGCCGACGCGAAACTACCTCGCCGGTGCCGGACGGGAATCGGAGCTCCGCCTCGATTCTGCACGTGGACATGGACTCGTTCTTCGTCTCGGTCGAACTCCTCGACCGGCCGGAGCTGCGCGGGCTGCCGGTGGCCGCGGCGCACGACACCGCTCGTTCCGTCGTATCGAGCGCGAGCTACGAGGCGAGGCGATTCGGCGTGCGGTCCGCGATGCCCGTCGCCCGAGCCAAGCAGCTCTGCCCGCAGCTGATCCTCGTGGCGCCCGTCTTCGAGAAGTACCGCCGCGCCTCGAAGCAGGTCATGGCGATCTTCGAGGAGTTCACGCCGCTGGTCGAGCCGCTGAGCATCGACGAGGCGTTCCTCGATGTCGCGGGATCGGTGCGGCTGTTCGGTCCGCCCGCGGAGATCGCCCGGCAGCTGCGCGAGAGGGTGCGCGAGCGCACGGGCCTTCCCGCCTCGGTCGGGCTGGCCGGCACGAAATTCGTGGCGAAGCTCGCCTCGCAGCGCGCCAAGCCGGACGGTGTGCTCGAGGTGCCGCCGGAGCGCACGCTGGAGTTCCTGCACCCGTTGCCCATCGAGGCGATGTGGGGAGTGGGGCGAGCAACTTCGCGAGCGCTGCAGGCCCGCGCGATCCGCACCGTCGCGGACCTCGCGAGGGAGCCGCTGCCGTCGCTCGAGCGGATCGTGGGAGCCGCGAATGCGCGTCGGCTGCACGAGCTCGCGAACGGCCGCGATGCACGACGCGTCGAGACCTCGCGGGTGGAGAAGAGCATCGGGCACGAGGAGACCTTCGCCGTCGACGTGCGCGACGGCGAGAAGCTGCAGCGCGAGCTGCTGCGTCTCGCGACGCGCACGGGGGAGCGGCTGCGCGCCGCGTGCGCCGAGGCGCGCACCGTGTCGATCAAGGTGCGGTGGGAGAACTTCGACACTGTCACCCGCTCGCGCACGCTCGCGGAGGCGACCAACTCCTCGCAGCGGATCTACCGCACCGCGGTCGAGCTCTTCGACGGCCTTCGTTCGGCCGGGCGTCCCGTGCGCCTCATCGGGGTGCGAGCCGAGCAGCTGGTCCCCGCCGGAGCCGACGCCGCGGCGCTCTGGAGCGATGACGAGCACTGGAAGGCCGTCGACCAGGCCGTCGATCAGGTGGCGGATCGCTTCGGGGCGGCCGGGGTGAGGCCCGCGAGCCTGCTGGAGGATCGCGACGAGGTGGTCGATCCGCGCTCCCTGCAGCCGCCCGACTAG
- a CDS encoding sugar-binding transcriptional regulator, whose amino-acid sequence MVGRQSPAKTRDALRAAQLYYQQNLTMEAIAEDLRVSRSSVSRLLAHARATGLVEIRIHSPQEARSRIEQRFSERYGITAHVVPGSERQSENERLERTAQAAAQLIATAVVPRTTIGVAWGSTTSAVARSLVRKPTAETRVVQMNGAANGRTTGVSYATGLLGGFANAFSAEVFEFPVPAIFDDPATRTALWRERAVSRVIDLQAAVNLFVFGLGSRIGDPRSHIYSGGYLGADDLRALVEQSVVGDCATVFYRSDGRTEGIPLNERSSGPPFDVVRRIPQRLCVVSGAAKRDSLRGALAAGIITDLVVDESLARQVLMAESAAA is encoded by the coding sequence ATGGTCGGACGGCAGAGTCCTGCGAAAACGCGCGATGCACTGCGTGCGGCGCAGCTCTACTATCAGCAGAACCTCACCATGGAGGCGATCGCCGAGGACCTGCGGGTCTCCCGATCCTCCGTCTCCCGACTCCTGGCGCACGCCCGCGCGACGGGCCTCGTGGAGATCCGCATCCATTCACCCCAGGAGGCGCGCTCCCGGATCGAGCAGCGCTTCTCCGAGAGGTACGGGATCACCGCCCACGTCGTGCCCGGCTCGGAGCGCCAGTCCGAGAACGAGCGCCTGGAGCGCACGGCCCAGGCCGCGGCTCAGCTCATCGCGACGGCGGTCGTTCCCCGCACCACCATCGGCGTGGCCTGGGGATCCACCACCAGTGCGGTGGCGCGCAGCCTGGTGCGCAAGCCCACCGCCGAGACGCGAGTGGTGCAGATGAACGGAGCCGCGAACGGGCGCACGACCGGCGTCTCGTACGCGACCGGACTGCTCGGCGGTTTCGCCAACGCGTTCTCCGCGGAGGTCTTCGAGTTCCCCGTGCCCGCGATCTTCGACGACCCGGCGACGCGTACGGCGCTGTGGCGCGAGCGCGCAGTGAGCCGGGTGATCGACCTGCAGGCCGCCGTCAACCTGTTCGTCTTCGGGCTGGGATCCCGCATCGGCGACCCCAGATCCCATATCTACTCGGGCGGATACCTCGGCGCCGATGACCTGCGCGCCCTCGTGGAGCAGAGCGTGGTCGGAGACTGCGCCACGGTGTTCTACCGGTCCGACGGCCGCACCGAGGGCATCCCGTTGAACGAGCGCTCCAGCGGGCCTCCCTTCGACGTGGTGCGCCGCATCCCGCAGCGCCTCTGCGTCGTGTCGGGCGCGGCCAAGCGCGACAGCCTGCGCGGGGCTCTGGCGGCGGGCATCATCACCGACCTCGTCGTGGACGAGAGTCTCGCCCGACAGGTGCTCATGGCCGAGAGCGCCGCGGCGTGA
- a CDS encoding glycerol-3-phosphate dehydrogenase/oxidase: MNERTAISRPSVEQLRARPHADVLIIGGGINGIATFRELALQGIDVALVERGDFVSGASSASSHMIHGGIRYLENGEFRLVKESVTERNRLVRNAPHYVQPLRTTIPIFSTFSGILSAPFRLLVTHGRGKPNERGAALIKIGLMIYDTFSRGGGQVPRHRFLGRRESLKELPQLNSNLKYTATYYDASMHDPERLALDVLNDGLLAGGDRARAANYLPAVGSGENGVRLRDETTGEEFDFSARLVLNTSGPWTDITNEALGDTTRYMGGTKGSHIVLDHPELLAATGGREIFFEHSDGRVVLIYPLKNRVLVGTTDIDADPSKPVVCTEEEVDYFFDLVHHVFPKIAVDRSHIVYSFSGIRPLPRHDDTAPGFVSRDYRIVPTENRSVPVLSLVGGKWTTFRALAEHLSNEAMAHLGKQRRLNTEKLAIGGGDGYPVDAAARLRWLTAHSDGRDRGRVAVLLDRYGTRATEVLAATPEQDPELPELPGYTAAELAHLAATEQVVHLDDLLLRRTSIAFVGGLTEEGVRAAADAIAPALDWNEGTIAAEVERTIELLREAHRIDPSKGGSFIAG; this comes from the coding sequence ATGAACGAGCGCACAGCAATCTCTCGCCCATCAGTCGAGCAGCTTCGCGCGCGACCGCACGCGGACGTGCTCATCATCGGCGGCGGCATCAACGGCATCGCGACCTTCCGCGAGCTGGCGCTGCAGGGCATCGACGTCGCCCTCGTGGAGCGAGGCGATTTCGTCTCCGGAGCATCATCGGCGTCCAGCCACATGATCCACGGCGGCATCCGCTATCTCGAGAACGGCGAGTTCCGCCTCGTCAAGGAGTCGGTGACCGAGCGCAACCGCCTCGTGCGCAACGCACCGCACTACGTGCAGCCCCTGCGCACCACGATCCCGATCTTCTCGACCTTCTCGGGTATCCTCTCCGCGCCGTTCCGCCTGCTCGTCACCCATGGCCGCGGAAAGCCGAACGAGCGCGGCGCCGCGCTCATCAAGATCGGCCTGATGATCTACGACACCTTCTCGCGCGGCGGCGGGCAGGTACCGCGTCACCGCTTCCTCGGACGCCGCGAGTCGCTCAAGGAGCTGCCGCAGCTCAACTCGAACCTCAAGTACACCGCGACCTACTACGACGCCTCGATGCACGACCCCGAGCGCCTTGCACTCGACGTACTGAACGACGGCCTGCTCGCCGGCGGGGACCGCGCCCGGGCGGCGAACTACCTGCCGGCGGTCGGCAGCGGCGAGAACGGCGTGCGGCTGCGCGACGAGACCACGGGCGAGGAGTTCGACTTCTCCGCGCGCCTGGTGCTCAACACCAGCGGCCCCTGGACCGACATCACCAACGAGGCGCTCGGCGACACCACGCGCTACATGGGCGGCACGAAGGGCTCCCACATCGTGCTCGACCACCCCGAGCTGCTCGCGGCGACCGGCGGCCGAGAGATCTTCTTCGAGCACTCCGACGGCCGCGTCGTGCTGATCTACCCCCTCAAGAACCGGGTGCTCGTCGGTACCACCGACATCGACGCCGATCCGTCGAAGCCCGTCGTCTGCACGGAGGAGGAGGTCGACTACTTCTTCGACCTCGTGCATCACGTCTTCCCGAAGATCGCGGTCGACCGCTCGCACATCGTCTACTCCTTCTCGGGCATCCGCCCGCTCCCCCGGCACGACGACACCGCCCCGGGCTTCGTCTCGCGCGACTACCGCATCGTGCCCACCGAGAACCGCTCCGTGCCGGTACTCAGTCTGGTGGGAGGCAAGTGGACCACGTTCCGGGCGCTCGCCGAGCACCTCTCCAACGAGGCGATGGCGCACCTCGGCAAGCAGCGGCGCCTCAACACCGAGAAGCTCGCCATCGGCGGCGGGGACGGTTACCCGGTCGACGCTGCGGCTCGCCTGCGCTGGCTCACGGCGCACTCGGACGGACGCGACCGCGGGCGCGTCGCCGTGCTCCTCGACCGATACGGCACCCGCGCCACCGAGGTGCTCGCCGCCACGCCCGAGCAGGATCCCGAACTGCCCGAGCTTCCCGGCTACACCGCGGCCGAACTCGCCCATCTCGCCGCGACCGAACAGGTCGTGCACCTCGACGATCTGCTGCTGCGGCGCACCTCGATCGCCTTCGTCGGCGGACTCACCGAAGAGGGCGTGCGCGCCGCCGCGGACGCGATCGCTCCCGCTCTCGACTGGAATGAGGGTACGATCGCGGCAGAGGTGGAACGCACGATCGAACTGCTGCGAGAAGCGCATCGTATCGATCCGTCGAAGGGAGGATCATTCATCGCCGGGTGA
- a CDS encoding MIP/aquaporin family protein codes for MEINLGLYFLSELVGTALLVLLGCGVVANVVLAKTKGNAGGTLMINWGWGLAVFVGVLASAYSGAILNPAVGIGLLIAGTITAPMFFVAFAAEMVGAIIGAILCWAAYKQHFDEEPEAANKLGVFSTGPAIRSYGANFVTEVIATFVLVFAVLAFADYGDVNVGVPGGLGPLTALPVALVVVGIGASLGGPTGYAINPARDLGPRIAHAILPIKGKGGSDWGYSWVPVFGPLVGGAIAAFAAPALLSLA; via the coding sequence ATGGAAATCAATCTCGGACTGTACTTCCTCTCCGAACTGGTCGGAACCGCGCTGCTGGTGCTGCTCGGCTGCGGCGTGGTCGCGAACGTCGTCCTCGCGAAGACCAAGGGCAACGCCGGCGGCACCCTGATGATCAACTGGGGCTGGGGTCTCGCGGTGTTCGTCGGTGTACTCGCCTCGGCGTACTCCGGCGCGATCCTGAACCCCGCCGTGGGCATCGGCCTGCTCATCGCCGGCACCATCACCGCCCCGATGTTCTTCGTGGCGTTCGCCGCCGAGATGGTCGGCGCGATCATCGGCGCCATCCTCTGCTGGGCCGCGTACAAGCAGCACTTCGACGAGGAGCCCGAAGCCGCCAACAAGCTCGGCGTCTTCTCGACCGGCCCCGCGATCCGCTCGTACGGAGCGAACTTCGTCACCGAGGTCATCGCGACGTTCGTGCTCGTGTTCGCCGTTCTCGCCTTCGCCGACTACGGCGACGTCAACGTGGGCGTGCCCGGCGGCCTCGGACCGCTGACCGCGCTGCCCGTCGCTCTCGTCGTCGTCGGTATCGGCGCGTCCCTCGGCGGCCCCACCGGCTACGCCATCAACCCCGCCCGTGACCTCGGCCCCCGCATCGCTCACGCGATCCTGCCGATCAAGGGCAAGGGCGGCAGCGACTGGGGCTACTCGTGGGTGCCGGTCTTCGGCCCGCTCGTGGGCGGCGCGATCGCGGCCTTCGCGGCTCCCGCGCTGCTCTCGCTGGCGTAA